One Psychrobacillus glaciei genomic region harbors:
- a CDS encoding helix-turn-helix domain-containing protein gives MPFNEHIREYREQLDITQIEAADLLGIDHSALSKYELGKLEIPILLLPKLRRVYAIPRDKFMDMLEDTRQKSNNPGLEARENKSRYITAFQSQLKLELYDLKDFRYLLNRLNSLETKDAESLLMKIKKIDDI, from the coding sequence ATGCCTTTTAATGAACATATTCGTGAATATCGGGAGCAATTAGATATTACACAGATCGAAGCCGCGGATCTACTTGGGATTGACCACTCAGCTTTGTCCAAATATGAGTTAGGTAAATTAGAGATTCCAATACTATTGTTACCAAAACTAAGAAGAGTGTATGCAATTCCAAGGGATAAGTTTATGGATATGCTTGAAGATACACGCCAAAAGAGTAATAACCCAGGTCTTGAAGCAAGAGAAAATAAAAGCCGGTATATTACGGCATTTCAAAGTCAGCTCAAGCTGGAACTTTACGATTTAAAGGATTTCCGCTATTTATTAAATCGGTTAAATTCTCTTGAAACAAAAGATGCGGAAAGTTTGCTAATGAAAATAAAAAAAATAGATGATATTTAA
- a CDS encoding transcriptional regulator, producing MLLVQLMKPFYIKQENGRIKLVFAYQYFSIKKDDELFHFIPVEGKEIIVNAKTMEVENLAEVFVFQKGNRFLRLPLYQLLLVSDIHTRLLSIIESTDEKDSTSFPIEGAEEMIQQLEKENFDRMIDYALIQRNEALFQELQTYKEI from the coding sequence ATGTTACTTGTACAATTAATGAAACCATTTTATATAAAGCAAGAGAATGGACGGATAAAGTTAGTTTTTGCCTATCAATATTTTTCTATAAAAAAAGACGATGAATTATTTCACTTTATTCCAGTAGAAGGAAAAGAAATTATTGTAAATGCAAAAACCATGGAAGTCGAAAACTTAGCGGAAGTGTTCGTCTTCCAAAAAGGAAATCGTTTTTTACGTCTACCACTTTATCAATTATTACTAGTTTCTGATATTCATACACGCTTACTTTCAATCATTGAATCAACCGATGAGAAAGACTCTACCTCATTTCCAATTGAAGGCGCGGAAGAAATGATTCAACAGTTAGAAAAAGAAAATTTTGATCGAATGATAGACTATGCATTGATCCAAAGAAATGAAGCGTTATTCCAAGAACTACAAACGTATAAAGAGATATAA
- a CDS encoding flagellin N-terminal helical domain-containing protein — protein MLGMWSSTGLSIIRNMNAQWAIANKSMERITSGYRINRAADDPAGLAISEKMRAQIRGLGQASRNIQDGISLIQTAEGALNETHSILQRMRELSVEAANDTLTDNDRKQLAIEFDELKKEITRISKDTEFNTKTLLDGSQNSLKIQAGANAGQKIELSIGNMGAEAIGIKDLSISTRDAADKAIGELDKAITKVSSERSRMGAYTNRLEHAYNNAVNMEENLTAAESRIRDVDIAKEMMALTKANILMQAGQYILRMHMQQAQSILQLLK, from the coding sequence ATGCTGGGGATGTGGAGCTCTACGGGGTTGTCCATTATTCGAAATATGAATGCTCAGTGGGCGATTGCAAATAAGTCCATGGAGCGAATCACTTCTGGTTATCGTATTAATCGTGCTGCAGACGATCCTGCTGGTCTCGCTATATCAGAGAAAATGCGTGCACAAATAAGAGGCTTAGGACAAGCAAGCCGAAATATTCAAGATGGTATCTCCCTCATTCAAACTGCGGAAGGTGCTTTAAATGAAACACATTCCATTTTGCAGCGTATGCGAGAACTTAGTGTAGAAGCCGCAAATGATACTTTAACAGACAATGATCGTAAACAGCTCGCAATCGAATTTGATGAATTGAAAAAAGAAATTACTAGAATTTCAAAGGATACAGAATTTAATACTAAAACGTTACTTGACGGTTCCCAAAACTCTTTGAAGATACAAGCAGGAGCAAATGCAGGACAGAAAATAGAACTTTCGATTGGAAATATGGGTGCAGAAGCAATAGGTATCAAGGATCTATCTATTTCGACAAGAGATGCTGCAGATAAGGCGATTGGAGAATTAGATAAAGCAATCACTAAAGTATCTAGTGAACGTTCACGAATGGGTGCATATACGAATCGTCTTGAACATGCTTATAACAATGCAGTTAATATGGAAGAAAACTTAACTGCTGCGGAATCACGTATTCGAGACGTAGACATCGCAAAAGAAATGATGGCGTTAACAAAGGCAAATATTTTAATGCAAGCGGGCCAATACATCTTAAGAATGCATATGCAACAAGCACAATCCATTCTACAATTATTAAAATAA
- a CDS encoding S41 family peptidase, producing MKRISSLAIIMMILSILAVPFSVLGAPLDEVKKIVNEDYKGEIPSNLQKLTTIDAIIEQLDPYSTYFTKEEFEAYTSSINNTTTGIGIVIEEHKMGIQIVNTFEGGAAIEAGVIPGDIITEVDGVSTEKMSIQQASSLITGKEGTVVKLVVWHPTTQKKETYKLTRKKFQVPVVTKQLLYGNVGYIGINSFSDDGATLVQEAKNVLQKQGATSFILDLTNNGGGYVHTAEEMIGLFPNSPYSYYLQTRGQSGLVKSVPHTSLFPKNTKILVNGYSASASEMTAAALLDQKSATLYGQKTYGKGSMQTFYNLSDGSYLKLTIANFTGPKGTIINKTGVHPNVVTEEGKELPKAHLDTILETNKTYKKLPALSNVPTTKAFTVTFSNAIEDNKQQKNIELVKLGGSSSVPITIKQKSSKQFVVTPNAPLEKGAAYLLLIHPKFHPKNGNMMKNGAYVEVTVQP from the coding sequence ATGAAGAGGATTTCCAGTTTAGCTATTATCATGATGATTTTGAGTATTTTAGCGGTTCCTTTTTCTGTACTCGGGGCGCCGTTAGATGAAGTGAAGAAGATTGTGAATGAGGATTATAAAGGAGAAATTCCTTCGAACTTGCAAAAACTAACGACGATTGATGCGATTATTGAACAGTTGGATCCATATTCTACTTATTTTACAAAAGAGGAATTTGAAGCGTATACAAGCTCAATCAATAATACGACAACTGGGATTGGAATAGTGATTGAAGAGCATAAAATGGGTATTCAGATTGTCAATACGTTCGAAGGTGGAGCGGCGATCGAAGCAGGCGTCATCCCGGGCGATATTATTACCGAGGTGGATGGTGTTTCTACAGAAAAAATGTCGATTCAGCAGGCTTCTTCTCTTATAACCGGTAAAGAAGGTACAGTAGTTAAACTTGTAGTTTGGCATCCTACTACTCAAAAAAAAGAGACGTATAAGTTAACACGCAAGAAGTTTCAAGTGCCTGTTGTGACAAAGCAGCTTCTTTATGGAAACGTCGGTTATATCGGGATTAATTCGTTTTCAGATGATGGGGCAACGCTTGTTCAAGAAGCAAAAAATGTACTTCAAAAGCAAGGAGCCACTTCTTTTATTCTGGATTTAACGAACAACGGTGGTGGTTATGTACATACAGCAGAGGAGATGATTGGTTTATTTCCAAATAGTCCATATTCCTACTATCTTCAAACGAGAGGGCAATCTGGGCTTGTGAAATCGGTACCACATACCTCTTTATTTCCAAAAAACACGAAAATCCTCGTAAATGGCTATAGTGCGAGTGCGTCTGAAATGACAGCAGCGGCGTTACTTGACCAAAAGTCGGCGACACTTTATGGGCAAAAGACGTACGGAAAAGGATCGATGCAGACATTTTATAATTTATCGGATGGATCATATTTAAAGTTGACCATAGCAAATTTCACCGGACCAAAAGGAACGATTATCAATAAAACAGGAGTACATCCGAATGTAGTGACGGAAGAGGGAAAAGAGCTTCCCAAAGCCCATTTAGACACAATCTTAGAAACAAATAAAACCTATAAAAAGTTACCTGCATTATCCAATGTCCCGACAACTAAAGCATTTACCGTAACATTCTCAAATGCAATTGAAGACAATAAACAACAGAAAAATATAGAATTAGTAAAACTTGGCGGATCAAGCAGCGTTCCGATTACAATCAAACAAAAATCATCAAAGCAGTTCGTTGTAACACCAAATGCACCATTAGAAAAAGGAGCAGCATACTTACTACTCATTCATCCGAAATTTCATCCGAAAAACGGAAATATGATGAAAAATGGTGCTTATGTGGAAGTAACTGTTCAACCATAG